The window ATAAATACAATGATACCGATAATAAAAAATAGTTTTCGGCCATACATATCGGATAGTTTACCGAAAATAGGCATGGCAGCCACATTCGCAATTAAATACGCAGAAAAAACCCAGACGAATTGGCTGAAACCGCCTAGTTTGGACACGATCGTTGGCATCGCTGTTGAAACAATGGTCTGATCCAGCGAAGCCAGTAAGAGTCCCATCATCAACGCCACAACGGTCCACGTTGTATTTGACTTACGGGTTAACGACATAAAGTGAATCTCCTTCATCCTTTATTTCATATATATAAAGTATTATAATCAAATTTGAGTATTTAGCAACGGAAATTGGTTGTGTTCGTCCGAACTTCCTCGCTAGAATGTGCTTGGTTGTCCAACTTTATCCTGAAATGTTGCCGATTCCGGTCTTCCTATCATATAATAGGGTTACAAAAGGTTTTTATGTCCTTTACAATTCCGATAAATTTTATTTGTATCTTTACTATAAAAAGCAGGAGGTATGCTCATGAATATGAACCAGTTAGAAACATTGCTCACCATATCCAAAACAATGAGCTTTCGAAAAGCTGGCGAAATTCTTAACTTGACCCAACCTGCCGTTTCCGCGCAAATAAAGAGCCTTGAAGACGAATTCGGCACAATTCTCATTGATCGCAATCAGCCCGTTACATTAACCGATAGTGGCAAGCTGTTCTTGGAGCATGCAGAAAAAATGCTGCGGATCGCCAGTGATCTCAAGCAGCGGTTGTCTGACTTACATCATATACCTCAAGGTCATATCCATATTGGCACGACAACGTCAATTGCCATGCAGATTTTACCGAGGGTGCTGTCCTATTTCCAAGACCAGTTCCCACTGATCAAGACGACCATTCACTCGATGACCTCTTCCCAAATTATGACTTCGGTGGAGAATAGCCAAATTGATATTGGCATTACGTATTTGTTCGAAAAAAATCAAGCCTTAGAAACTTCGGTGCTTTATTATGATACTTTCGAGCTGATTGTTTCCACACAGCATCCACTTAGCCGATTTGCCCATTTATCTATTGAGAAGCTGCGCAACATTCCATTCATTATGCTTTCTCCGGAAACAGCCGGCCGACGATTCGTTGATCAAATCTTCAAAGCTTATGATGTCTCCCCACATATTGTGATGGAGCTCTCCAGCAGCGAAGAAGTGAAGCGCATGGTGGAGCTAAATCTCGGGGTCGCTATCATCTCCAAGCTTTCTGTCGCAGATGAACTGCGACATGGAACTTTGAAAATGGTCAAAGTGAACGAATTGGATATTACGCACCCTGTAGGTGTAGTATATAAGTCAGGACGCTACTTGAATTCTGCGATGCAGCAGTTCCTTCGTGATCTAAAAGGAATGCCGGAAACCCAGTTTCTCGGCTCAGAATAAAATATGACTGCTTGCGATGCCAGTTTTGCTAAAGCAAAACTCTAAGGAGGTTATTTACGATGAAATTCGACCTACATACCCATCATGACCGATGTGGACACGCTAAAGATAAAATTCGCGACTATATCGAAGCCGCTATTGCCGGCGGATTGCAAGTCATCGGGATTTCTGACCATTCCCCTTATTTTGGGAGCCCAGATGATCAGGCTCAACCTTTAATCGCTATGGCTAAGAGTGAATTCCCCCGTTATATCGAGGAAGTTCTGCAACTAAAAAAAGAATATGAAGGTAAAATTGATGTGCTTCTAGGTGTTGAATCCGATTACTTCCCAGATCATGTCGAGATCTACCGTCAAGAGTATGCAAAATACCCGTTCGATTATATTATTGGCTCTGTTCATCTATCAGGCGGTGTCAGTATCTTCAACCGCAACAGGTGGAAAAAACTAAATGAAGAGCAGAAGATCCAGCATAAAGAAGAGTATTATAACCTTATTGCGGAATCAGCACGTTCCGGCATGTTCCAAATTCTCGGGCATATCGATGCAATGAAAGGCTTCTATCCTGCCTTCTCTGATATCGCTACACCTTTGGTTAATGAAACGTTGAAAATCATTGGAGAAGCTGGTGTAGCGATTGAAATCAATACTTCAGGAAAGACGAAGGACGTAGGCGGCTGGTACCCTTCCAATGAAATATTGGAGCAAGCGCTGCATTATGGTGTTGAAGTGACCTTCGGCTCAGATGCTCATCTGCCAAGCCGAGTTGCTGATGATTGGGAAGAAGTTAGCAAGACGTTAAAAGAGATTGGCTTCAACCATTGGGTCTATTTCAAAAATAAACAAAAACAAATCGTTCAACTTTAAAACAGAAAAAATCTCCTTCGCTGCTTTCAGCGGGGGAGATTTTTTCTGTTCTCTATTCAATATGGCCAGATGGGTTTGATTCAAGAAAAGCAAGCTTATGCTGTAAACATTGCTGTAACACAGGCAGAGCTTGCTCGGCAGTCATTGGCCGGAAGAAGTAATAGCCTTGAATTTGACTGCAGCCATTAGCGACTAAGAAGCCCGCCTGTTCTTCTGTTTCAACACCTTCCGCAATAATTTGCAGTTGAAACGAATTGGCTACAGAAATAATTGCTTTAATCATTGCTCGATCCTTATCATCCGTCTGTACGCCGCGGACAAACGATTGGTCCAATTTGATTTTGGTGACTGGGAACCTTTTCAAATAACTTAGAGAGGAGTAATGTGTACCGAAATCGTCAACGGATATCGCAATGCCCAGCCCTCGAAGCTTGCTAAGTGCATCTAGCTGTTCATCCTGCATCGCGAAATTCTCGGTTATTTCCATCTCCAAATACTTGGCTTCCAGGCCTGTCTGATCTAAAATTTGTATCACTTTATCAACAAAACGTTCATCATTCAGCTGTTTGACCGATAGATTGACCGAAATCACTAAAGGTTCATTCGTCATGCTGTGCCAAGCCTTCATCTGCTTGCAAGCACCTCTCAAAACCCACTCACCAATACTAGCAATTGTACCAATTTCTTCTGCTAGAGGAATGAAGTCAGCTGGAGAAATATAACCTTTGGTCGTATGATTCCAACGTAGGAGTGCTTCCACACCAATAATTTTACCCAATAAACAATCTACCTGCGGTTGATACACGATTTCGAGTTCATTCCGCTCAAGTGACTGGCGCAGATGATTTCCCATCTCCAGCTTTGTTAGGGAATTCATTGCCATCTGCTGATTAAAGAAGCTGTATGAGCTGCCGCTCTCTTTTTTGGCTATGTACATGGCAATATCCGCATTTTTGAGCAATGCTTCCCAAGTTACACCCCCATACGGATACTGCACGATACCAATACTGGCGCTAATGAAAAAAGAGCGATTCGATAACAAACAAGGCGGCTTTAAGATATCTATTAATTGTTCACAGAAGAGCTGAATCTCCTTCTCACTTGGACAATCTTCTAGCAGGATGGCAAACTCGTCCCCACCAAATCTGGCAAACGTATGATAGGAAAGATTAGATTGTCCAATACGATTAGCAACTTCCTGCAGCATAAGATCGCCCATATGATGACCATGCGAATCATT is drawn from Paenibacillus sp. V4I7 and contains these coding sequences:
- a CDS encoding histidinol-phosphatase, encoding MKFDLHTHHDRCGHAKDKIRDYIEAAIAGGLQVIGISDHSPYFGSPDDQAQPLIAMAKSEFPRYIEEVLQLKKEYEGKIDVLLGVESDYFPDHVEIYRQEYAKYPFDYIIGSVHLSGGVSIFNRNRWKKLNEEQKIQHKEEYYNLIAESARSGMFQILGHIDAMKGFYPAFSDIATPLVNETLKIIGEAGVAIEINTSGKTKDVGGWYPSNEILEQALHYGVEVTFGSDAHLPSRVADDWEEVSKTLKEIGFNHWVYFKNKQKQIVQL
- a CDS encoding EAL domain-containing protein encodes the protein MKMIQNTIIALIFVILVSSSEFVLNKYKDSLLHELEITEQSQLSSRALALQSVIDRNFNMMVSLEAYVDASYLQNKDDKEVMAYMASLYHGAQGSTFNLIIAPKGVMKFVYPIQGNESIYNWDLLQDPRANIQQQVLRALQTKKMTMNGPFQLLQGIYGLVARKPIYQDGVFWGFVSVGVNLDHLLVEAGIKNVDTGDLQISIRNPGETAFFGDDSVFQENPMIATIEHTDTKWELAALPQASAVQSIKHQIILIRSSFILVLLIGLIFILYSVRQRDKLYRAVNERTQELQFANEDLTSANEELLAGQQELYDSTKRLRESEQMLSYMAYHDVLTGIHNRAHFQMILKEQIVHNEINHTSLAMLFFDLDNFKMVNDSHGHHMGDLMLQEVANRIGQSNLSYHTFARFGGDEFAILLEDCPSEKEIQLFCEQLIDILKPPCLLSNRSFFISASIGIVQYPYGGVTWEALLKNADIAMYIAKKESGSSYSFFNQQMAMNSLTKLEMGNHLRQSLERNELEIVYQPQVDCLLGKIIGVEALLRWNHTTKGYISPADFIPLAEEIGTIASIGEWVLRGACKQMKAWHSMTNEPLVISVNLSVKQLNDERFVDKVIQILDQTGLEAKYLEMEITENFAMQDEQLDALSKLRGLGIAISVDDFGTHYSSLSYLKRFPVTKIKLDQSFVRGVQTDDKDRAMIKAIISVANSFQLQIIAEGVETEEQAGFLVANGCSQIQGYYFFRPMTAEQALPVLQQCLQHKLAFLESNPSGHIE
- a CDS encoding LysR family transcriptional regulator, yielding MNMNQLETLLTISKTMSFRKAGEILNLTQPAVSAQIKSLEDEFGTILIDRNQPVTLTDSGKLFLEHAEKMLRIASDLKQRLSDLHHIPQGHIHIGTTTSIAMQILPRVLSYFQDQFPLIKTTIHSMTSSQIMTSVENSQIDIGITYLFEKNQALETSVLYYDTFELIVSTQHPLSRFAHLSIEKLRNIPFIMLSPETAGRRFVDQIFKAYDVSPHIVMELSSSEEVKRMVELNLGVAIISKLSVADELRHGTLKMVKVNELDITHPVGVVYKSGRYLNSAMQQFLRDLKGMPETQFLGSE